In Shouchella patagoniensis, the following are encoded in one genomic region:
- a CDS encoding DUF1697 domain-containing protein, with protein MVYIALLRGINVGGKNKINMKFLKQTFEKVEMNDVVTYINTGNIIFSNKGLSKTELSRILEDAICYDFGLQIKVVVRSIDEVKRIINTIPDTWKNDKDMKSDVMFLWDEIDDESILENLVIKPNIDTVKYVPGAILWSVDKKNVTKSGLSRIVGSKLYKQVTVRNVNTTRKIYDLMQNRTS; from the coding sequence ATGGTTTATATCGCTCTTCTCCGGGGGATTAATGTCGGCGGAAAAAATAAAATTAACATGAAATTTCTTAAACAAACTTTTGAAAAAGTCGAAATGAATGATGTGGTGACTTACATCAATACAGGCAATATAATTTTTTCAAACAAAGGCCTATCAAAAACTGAACTATCACGTATTTTGGAAGATGCGATATGTTATGATTTCGGGTTACAAATTAAAGTAGTCGTTCGTAGCATCGATGAGGTCAAACGAATCATTAACACCATTCCTGACACTTGGAAAAATGACAAAGACATGAAAAGTGATGTTATGTTTTTATGGGATGAAATTGATGATGAGTCCATACTTGAGAATTTGGTCATAAAACCAAATATTGACACTGTGAAATATGTCCCAGGAGCAATTCTATGGTCCGTTGACAAGAAAAATGTAACCAAAAGTGGATTGTCAAGGATCGTTGGATCAAAGTTATACAAACAAGTTACGGTAAGAAATGTCAACACCACGCGAAAAATATATGACCTCATGCAAAATCGAACCAGTTAG